A stretch of DNA from Nitrosopumilus zosterae:
ACCTCCTGATGATGTTGAAATTTTACTATCTGCGGGTAATTTTGTGCATGATGAATTTCTCATCTCTAAAGTTGAATTACGACTTTACAACGAGCGATTAGATTCTAAATTGGGAGTTTTTTCTCTAATTACATCTTTTGTAGAAACTAACAAAGGTTCTGTTGAAATGATTTATGATGAAGGATTTAGAGGGGAGAATCCACTAAAACGAGCTACGGAATTTCTAATTTCTAATTTAGGAATATCTGGTTTAATCTTACGCTCAATTATTTCCCTACGAGAAAAAATTACCTGATTCTTAATTTCATTGCTTTTGATTTACTAGAATTCTTACTGATAAGTTCCTGCTTGTTCCTTAAGTAGAAATTTCTATTTTCTACTCATATGAAATAAAATACCAAAAAACATTCTTTGTTGTTAACACTATCTATGCTGACAGTGTTTGTTTTTGGAACTTTGGGAATCACTAGTGCTTTTGCAGAAGATACCAGCATTGGATTCTAATTATTTTGCACTAACCACTGAGGGGTGTCCTTCTTTTTATTTTTCAAATATGTTATGTGTTATTTTATACAGTGCTTGCAAGGGGTGAATTTTTCTTTTATTGCTTGCTCAAGTACGTCTGGAACAAAGTATGTCCTATCTTCTTTTTTGATATAGTATATTTCACAATCAGGAATCATGGCTGCTAAATGATGAACTTTCATGTCTGATTTATTTCCTAGATATCCTGCTATAGTTTGTTCACCCATCTGAAAAATTCATGATGTGTATTAACAACTCCAAAACAAATCATTCTATTGGAATTTGAACTCTTTGTCCTATAAACTAGATGCAGGTAACCAAGAATACCTATAATTGAATTTGTGTTGACTATGTGTCATCGTATAACAAAAGAGATCACTAATTTAGAATTATTTTCTATGATTAACAGAATCACAGATGAATGAAATGACACAAACTCAGATCAACTTGGGTGATTATAACAAGCCACAAGAACAAACCAAAGCTGTGGGGATTGGAAAGATTTTAGGAAAAATCATCAATATCAAGGATTTCCGAACCAATAGGGGCAAGCCTTCTCCTTACACACCAAGGGATGCAATTGGAGAAGATGGACTGACAGACTATAATGTTATAGATACTTTGGAAACCTTTGAGGTTGACAATCATCTGATTAGTTCCTTTTTTGTAACGCCTGCAATAGTAAAACAAATTCAAAGAGTTCCTAACTATCAATCAGAATTGGCTTCAGGGAAAGTATTTGGGCCCTGCAAGATTGGTCAGAAAAAATCCACAAAAACCAACGCAAACTATTGGTGTCTTCTTTTCCCAGGAGAAGAGGGTTACTGACATTTTTTAAAACTAAAAATTATTTTTATTAATCCCGTTTACATTTATGAATTAAAAAAATTCTAGCGTATGAACAATCAAGAAAATATGCAAACATGATAATGTTCATTAACTTTGGAGTTTAGCCGATTAATTGTTGTCAAAAAACTCTCTCTTGTTACATGAAAAACTAAAGGGAAAAATCCTCGTAGATAGTAAAATTTCAAATTTTAAATCAAAAGATTTGAAATTAATCTACACACCAGGTGTAGCTTCTGTATGTGATGAAATCATTAAGAATCCTAATTCCAAATTTACTCTTACATCAAAGGGAAACAATATTGCAATAGTTACTGATGGTACTAGATTATTGGGATTAGGTAATGTTGGTGCTGATGCTGCATTGCCTGTAATGGAAGGAAAATCTGTCATATACCGCGAGTATGGAAAAATTAGCGCATTTCCAATTTGTCTTAACACAACTGACAAAAAGAAGATAATTGATACTATACTGGCAATAGAACCTGTTTTTGGTGCAATAAACCTTGAAGATATTGAATCACCAAAAGTGTTGGAAATATACAAAGAATTAGAAAAACGATTAGCAATTCCAGTGTTTCATGACGATGGACAAGGAACAGCCATAGTTACATTGGCAGGATTGATCAACGCTGTTAAAGTAGTAAAAAAGAACTTTTCAGAAATCAAAATTGTCCTTGTTGGTGCAGGTTCTGCGGGATATTACATTGGAAAATTATTACACTTTGCAGGATGTAAAAATATCATTTTGTTAGATTCTGGTGGCGTGGTGTCTCAAAATAGAAAATCCAATATGACTAGATACAAAAAAGAAATTGCAAAATTGACAAACCCAAAAGAAAAAGGAAATTTGTCTGATGTGATTAAAAACGCAGATGTCTTTATTGGCGTGTCTGGAATTAAGGATTTGCTCAAACCAGAAATGATTAAAACTATGAATAAAAACCCAATAATCTTTGCTCTTACTAATCCTAATCCTGAAATAACTCCGTCTATCGCAAAAAATGCTGGAGCTAAAATTATTGCCACTGGTAGTTTTACATACAAAAACAAAATAAACAATGCAATAGTTTTTCCATATCTGATGCGAGCAATACTGGATTTGAAAATACAAAAAATAACTATGAATATTCTTTATCGTACTGCATTGGCTATTGCAAAAACTATTCCAGACAAGAAACTGTCTTCCATAAACATAATTCCAACAATAGAAAACAAAGCATTGCAGAAAAACATCATGAATTCTCTGAAAAATTTAAAATCCTAAATTCTTGTTATTTTTTCATAACTAATTATTTTTGTTAACATTGGAAAATTTTGTAAATTTGTTTATTTCAAATAATGTTTTTGAATATGAATCCATTAGAATTTTCATGTATTCTTCATAGGATTCGATTGCGGATATGTGCATTTGAACATAGGATTTTAGAAAATTAGTTGATATGTCTATTTGTGTATTGTAGTTTTCTGACATGGTTTTCCAGAAATTATTGATTGTTTTTAGTGTACTTTGATCCAGGCCTAATTTATCAAAAAACTGTTTTTCCGAAATATAGCACGTTCCAAACAGATTGTCAAACATTTCAAGATATTTTGTATATACATCCGAATAAAGTTGCATGTATGTGGGAACTTCGGTTTCCATTTTGTGAATCATCATAGATGTATTATTTTTCATGATGTCGCATACTGAAACTTTTGGAGTCTCATTGGTAGATTCTTGTTTTGTACTATTTTGGGTGATCATAACATCTGCCTTGCTCTTCTGTGATTTTCTTTCTTTGAACCATGGAATTATCTCCTTTCGTATATGTGATATTTAAGATACTGTGTACTTTTTTAACATCGACTGGATGTATGGGTTCTTTCTCACATGCTAAGGATTTTAAAGTGAACCTATCATCTCCCAACTATGCGTATATTGCAACTACATTGTGATAGCATTGAGTATACTCCAACGAAAAAGGAGATAAAATCAGCTGAAGACATTGAAAATCCTCAAACTCAAAGACTAGAAGAATTGGTAGTTGCTTTTGTTGCAATCGAAGATGGTGATGATTCTTCTGTTGCCCTAGATGCTATCTCTCAGATTAAAAATTCTATGGAAAAAATTGGATGCAAAAAATTACTGCTATACCCATATGCTCATTTGAGCTCCAATCTTGCAAAACCATCTGTTGCCATTTCATTATTGCAAGAAATGGAAGACACTGCATCTGATCTTGATGTATCTCATTCTCCTTTTGGATGGACAAAATCTTACAAGCTGCAGGTCAAGGGACACCCATTAGCTGAAAGTTCCAAAGTCATAACAAAAGATTCTTCATCAAAAACTGAAGAACTAACTTCAGATGCACTGAAAGGTGAATCAAAAATTCGTTCAATATGGAAGATAATGTCTCCTGATGGAACAATGTCTAACATAGGAGATTTTGACTTTTCAAATTATAAAAAACTAGAATCTCTTGCTAAATACGAATCTGCAAAGCAGCGTAATGTGGATGAACCTCCACCACATGTTGCATTGATGAAGAAAATGGGCATTGCAGATTATGAACCAGCGTCTGACTCTGGCAACATGAGATTTTATCCAAATGGCAGGTTGATAAAATCTTTGATTGAACGCTATGTTACTGACAGAGTTAAAGAATATGGAGGTTATGAAGTTGAAACGCCAATCATGTATGATTCTGAGCATCCAAGTATGGTTAGCTACTTTAATCGATTTCCTGCAAGACAATACAATATTGATTCTGAGGGCAAAAAATTATTTTTAAGATTCGCCGCTTGCTTCGGACAATTTCTTATGGCAAATCAATTTCAACTGTCTTACAAGAACCTACCTTACAGACTTTACGAGCTTACTAGATACAGCTTCAGAAGAGAGCAATCAGGAGAACTTGTAGGTCTTAGACGTCTTAGGGCATTTACTATGCCTGATTGCCACGCATTTTGTAAAGACATGGAACAAGCAGTTGATGAAATTAAGGCCCGATTTGATTTGTCACAAAGTGTTCTGTCTGAACTTGGAATTAATGAATCTGATTATGATATGGCAATTAGATTTACTGAAGACTTTTACAATGAAAATAAATCTTCCATCGAGGAATTAGTCAAGAAACATGGAAAACCAGTTCTAGTTGAAATGTGGAAAGAAAAGTTCTTTTATTTTGTTCTAAAGTGGGAGTTTAACTTTGTTGATGGACTTGGAAAGGCATCTGCTCTGTCTACAGATCAAATTGATGTGGAAAATGGTGAAAGATATGGCATTGAGTTTATTGATGAAAACAACACTGCGCAGCATCCTATTATTTTACATAATTCCCCTAGTGGTGCAATTGAGCGAATCATCTATTCATTACTGGAAAAGGCTGCAAAAGATTCCAAGGAAGGGAGAAAACCCCAATTTCCACTGTGGTTGGCCCCCACACAAGTAAGAATAATCCCATTAAATGCAGAATTTAATGACTATTGTAAATCACTAACAGAAAAAATATCAATTAATAATGTTCGAGTGGATATTGATGATAGAAATGAAAGTATTGGAAAAAGAATTCGTGAAGCAGAAAAAGAATGGATTAGATACATTTTGGTAATTGGTGAAAAAGAGACAAATTCTCAAAATCTAAGTATTCGTGATAGACAGACAGGCGCTGTTAGAGAATTGTCATTTGATGATTTCTTAAACGAAATAAATGAGCAAACTAGAGGAAAACCTTTTACAGGTTTGAATTTGCCAAAATACCTCTCAAAGAGACCGCAACTGATGGTGTAAAAAATGAGTTTTTTTGATTTATACATGAATAGGAATCCGTTGATTACGTCGTCTGATGATGACACTGAACCTGTAGCCACTGTCTTTGGCGTTCCGTTCGACTCGACTCACTCTTACAAACCTGGTTGTAGATTTGGACCTGATGCAATTCGTGATTCTTTTAACAACATTGAGATATTTCATCCTGATTTAGGAGTTAACTTAGAAACTGTAAACATTGAAGATCTTGGCAACACACGTCATACTGTTGTCGCCTCTGAAATGATCGACATGGTCAAGAAAATTACCACAGAACTTGTTGCAAAACAACGTCAACTCTTCATTCTGGGTGGTGAGCATTCTATCACTTATGGTACTTACACAAGTTTTCCAAAAGAGACAGGATATATTGTATTTGATGCTCATTATGATTTACGTGATGAGTTTGCTGATATCAAATTAAGCCATGCATCATATCTTAGACGAGTAGTTGAGGAGAGAGGCTCTGAAAACATTTTGCATGTTGGTGCTAGAGCTTTTGTAAAAGAAGAACTGGAGTTTCTTAAAGAAAATAACATCAAAACAATTTCTGACAGGGAAATTAGAGATGGAAAAGGCCCTCAACTACTAAAAGATCATGTGTCTACTTTTGATACTATATATTCTAGTTTTGATCTTGACGTACTTGATCCTGCATTTGCCCCAGGTGTAGGAAATCCTGAAGCCGTTGGCATTACATCTAGGGAGTTGTTTGATATGATTCATTCATTTTCAGAAACAAAGGTAATTGGTGTGGATGTTGTAGAACTAAATCCATATCATGATAATGGATCAACTGCATCACTTGCTGCAAAAATAATCTCTACATTAATTGCCATGAATCTTTCACCTAATTAACAAAATATTATTTTTCATGAATTCATTAAATTTGACTCTAGATTGCTTCATTTTTGGTGCTGTTGCCTTTATTAGCTAGTGGTGTTGGGATTATCACGTGCTAAATAATCTTCGTGAAACACTTCGACCAACACTTGAAAAAATCGGAAAAGGATTTGCATCTACAGGACTGTCTCCAAATTTTTGGACTGTTATTGGTCTTGCATTTGCATTGATCTCTGCTATAGTTTACGGTATTGGAATTGAATACGGATTAATTCTAGGTGGAGTGCTGCTACTTGTTTCAGGATTTTTTGATATGGTGGATGGCCAGGTAGCAAGGGTTACTGGCAAGACATCAAAAAAAGGATCTTATCTTGATTCTATGTTTGATAAAATATCTGAAGTTGCAATATTCTTGGGAATTTTAATTGGAGGATATGCAGAACCTTATCTCGTTTTACTTGCAATCACTCTGTCATTATTGGTAAGCTATGCTAGAGCAAAATCTGATGCTATAAACATAAAACTTCAAGGAATAGGGATTGGTGAAAGAGCTGAGCGGTTACTAGTAATTTCAATTGTAGGAATTATTGGTTTTATGGATATTGCAGTTGTGATTGTAGTGATTATTGCTGGTATAACTTTAATCCAGAGAATGATTGTTACTGCTAAAAACATCGATGAATGATACTAACGTAGTTTTCCACGTTTTCTTCTACTGTCTTCTGATCTAATTTTAAGAATTTTAAAATGAATTGCACATGAAATACAATACCATTTCAAGACTGTTGGAGATGCAATATAAGCTCCCTGTGCTCGTAATTCTTTAGCTAATGTATGTTCCACCAAATTTAATCTGGATGTGACTTTTTTTGCTTTGTCTTTTGGAACTGTTTGACCGCAGTTTGTACATTGTACTGTACCTGATGATCCTTTTCCTCCTTTGGTACGTCCTCTACTTGCACGCTTAAGTGGCATGAGAATAAACAATTTTGCCTACTTATAATCTTGTGGACAAAAGGTTCCGTTGGGTTGTCAAATTCAATCCGTATCTCTCTCACGAATACTGATTTTGTACCTGTTTCCTAGATTTCACATGGCAGAAATCCACGATTGATCATTTTGATCACCTTGATTGGTATTAATACAAAAATCATACTAGAATCAATGCAACAACAAGATTTAGATCCTAAAAATTTTAGAAAGAGTGAACTTGGAATAATTGAGCATGTAAATGATGTCAGTTTGGAATTTTCATCAATGTTGGGGTTGGAGTTTCAAGCAGGACAAATTTACATGACTTTGTTGAGGGTGGGACCCACTACGACTGGAGCATTGGCAAAAGAGATGAAAATTGACCGAAACAAAATCTATCGTGTCATCGAAGACCTTGTGAGTGCTGGTTTTGTTTCAATGACAATATCTAGCCCAAAATTATGTATTCCGACAGATCCTGAAAATGCGATTGAACTGGTCTTAAATAAAAAGAAAAAAGAGATAGACAAAATTAACAAATTCAAAAAAGAGATGATTCAAAAAATTGACGGTGTAATAACTGCGCCATTTGGTACTTCAATTCCTACATTTCGCGTGATTCAAGGATTAAACAATGTTTATTCTAGTATTGGTATTTCGATTGAAAATTCTAGTGATGTAGTCTACATTGTTACCTCTATCAAAGACATTATTCGAATGTATCATAGTGACATCCCCGAAAAAATCAAAATATGTACAAAAAATGGCGGCAAAGTTTTTGTAATTACAAACTCTGATGAGAAAAAAATGTTGCCATACATTAAACGTCTTAATGCAACTGAAGTAAAAATTGGCAAACTTCCATCAAATGGAAGAATATTGGCATTTGAAAATAAACAAATGTTTATGTCTGATTCTACTAATGTTAATGACTTTATGGATGAAAGCTCAGATATCTCATTATGCACTGATGCAACTGAAATGACTCATAATATTACGAAACTATGTCAATTTTTATGGGAAGTCTCAACACCAATAAATTTGAAATAATTCTTCATATGAAAGTAAGACTAACTTTAATTCGATGATTTTATGTTAGCTCTTCAACTGACACACTGATGTTAAGTAAATCTGAGATTGCAGTTGCATTTGTGGTGGAAATTAATTGATTTGTAATAATTCCGTTGGCTGGAATGGATGACGTAGTTGTACATGCTGGAGTGCCACCTGCAGATGGATTGAATATTCCTATCGGACCTTCAATTACTAGACATACTTCATACGAATGTGAATTAAGCGGGTCTTCATTTCCAACTGAAAAATTTATCGCATCTGTCTCTATCACTCCGTTTCCTGCAACTTCTTGAATGAAATCAATTGACGTAATATTTACACTAGGGGCGGGAACTTCTACATTATCACTAGCGCCAATTAGATTGAATGAAAGAGGTGTTGAAATAGTAGCTCCAAAAGCCAAAGTCGATGTTGTTAAAATGGCAATTCCTATAATTGCGGTTATTGCTGTGCTATTCATGATTTCTCCTAAAAATTTTTCTTGACTTGCCGTCTCTGTTATTTTTGATATTTTCAAATTTGTTCCAATAGGGAGTCTTGCAGCTAGCACATCGTAATGGTTTATCATCGAACCTGGACAACCATTCATGTTCACAAACATCGCATTTCCACACCGGTTTTGTACCGAGCCCCATTACTAATGGTGTACACTATTTGAAATTAAACCGTGTTCTGCTTAAATTGAGCATATCTTTTTTCTCCATTTGATGTTGGTCGTTAGTATTGAATCTAAATTGATTCCAAAATATGGGTTTTGTATAATGTGAATGGGGAAAAATGCGGAATTGCTAAATTTTACTATAATTCAACCAAAAAAGATCTTGTTTTAATTCTAGTTGATTACTTTAAAATGTAATAATGCGTGGGCTTTGTCATAGTTGCTTTCGGTCTGGTGTTGACCTTGTGATAGAAAAGGGCACCATTCTTTGTAAAGATTGCAATGACAAAAAAAATGCAAAAAACTAAATCTCTAGTCTCTAAAATAAAAAAAATGAAACTAGCCATATTTGCTCATTGTGCAATTGATACAATATCTATTGATGACTCCAAATACGAACAGATTGGAGGTTCATCATGTTACTGTGGAATCACTGCAAGGCAATTGAAATTTGATGTTGATCTTTTTACAAAATTTGGTCCTGACTTTCCTAAACAATATCTTGCTGAAAACAAAATAAATTTTATAAATTCTGAATCAGAAAAGAATACCACTAAATTTCTTATTTCCATTAATGGCTCCAATAGAACGCTGAAACTTGAAAATGAGTGTGATCCTGTAGATTATTCCAAAATAGATGCTGATGGGCATATTGTCAGTCCTATATTCCATGAAGTTTCTCAAGATGTTTTCAAGAAAATTAAAGACGACTCAAATTTTCTTTTTGTTGATCCTCAGGGATTTTTGAGACAAAAAGATGCTCAAAATAATATCTTCTTACAAAAAACTGAACTTGATTTGTCAAATGTGAATGCAATTAAAATTAATCCTGAGGAAGGTGAATGTCTTGTTAATGGGTCTCATGATGAAATGATGTTGTCTTTACAAAAAAAAGGAGTTCAATATGTTCTTCTTACAAATAAGACCGATGTGTCTCTTTTGGTAAAAGATAAAATTTATTCAATCACACTTCCAAACAAGAACATTCATGACACAACTGGAATCGGAGATATCTTTTGCTCTGCATTCACATGTACGATGTTAAAGGAAAAGGATTTTTTGTGGGCCCTCTCTTTTGCCGGTGGAGCAGCTCAGGCTGCACTTGATTCAAAAAATATAGGATTGCAGAAAATCCCTC
This window harbors:
- a CDS encoding TrmB family transcriptional regulator; translation: MQQQDLDPKNFRKSELGIIEHVNDVSLEFSSMLGLEFQAGQIYMTLLRVGPTTTGALAKEMKIDRNKIYRVIEDLVSAGFVSMTISSPKLCIPTDPENAIELVLNKKKKEIDKINKFKKEMIQKIDGVITAPFGTSIPTFRVIQGLNNVYSSIGISIENSSDVVYIVTSIKDIIRMYHSDIPEKIKICTKNGGKVFVITNSDEKKMLPYIKRLNATEVKIGKLPSNGRILAFENKQMFMSDSTNVNDFMDESSDISLCTDATEMTHNITKLCQFLWEVSTPINLK
- a CDS encoding PfkB family carbohydrate kinase, with translation MKLAIFAHCAIDTISIDDSKYEQIGGSSCYCGITARQLKFDVDLFTKFGPDFPKQYLAENKINFINSESEKNTTKFLISINGSNRTLKLENECDPVDYSKIDADGHIVSPIFHEVSQDVFKKIKDDSNFLFVDPQGFLRQKDAQNNIFLQKTELDLSNVNAIKINPEEGECLVNGSHDEMMLSLQKKGVQYVLLTNKTDVSLLVKDKIYSITLPNKNIHDTTGIGDIFCSAFTCTMLKEKDFLWALSFAGGAAQAALDSKNIGLQKIPQKGTIQNNASYFYNLIKFRDL
- a CDS encoding 30S ribosomal protein S26e; this encodes MPLKRASRGRTKGGKGSSGTVQCTNCGQTVPKDKAKKVTSRLNLVEHTLAKELRAQGAYIASPTVLKWYCISCAIHFKILKIRSEDSRRKRGKLR
- a CDS encoding NAD(P)-dependent malic enzyme; protein product: MSKNSLLLHEKLKGKILVDSKISNFKSKDLKLIYTPGVASVCDEIIKNPNSKFTLTSKGNNIAIVTDGTRLLGLGNVGADAALPVMEGKSVIYREYGKISAFPICLNTTDKKKIIDTILAIEPVFGAINLEDIESPKVLEIYKELEKRLAIPVFHDDGQGTAIVTLAGLINAVKVVKKNFSEIKIVLVGAGSAGYYIGKLLHFAGCKNIILLDSGGVVSQNRKSNMTRYKKEIAKLTNPKEKGNLSDVIKNADVFIGVSGIKDLLKPEMIKTMNKNPIIFALTNPNPEITPSIAKNAGAKIIATGSFTYKNKINNAIVFPYLMRAILDLKIQKITMNILYRTALAIAKTIPDKKLSSINIIPTIENKALQKNIMNSLKNLKS
- a CDS encoding threonine--tRNA ligase: MRILQLHCDSIEYTPTKKEIKSAEDIENPQTQRLEELVVAFVAIEDGDDSSVALDAISQIKNSMEKIGCKKLLLYPYAHLSSNLAKPSVAISLLQEMEDTASDLDVSHSPFGWTKSYKLQVKGHPLAESSKVITKDSSSKTEELTSDALKGESKIRSIWKIMSPDGTMSNIGDFDFSNYKKLESLAKYESAKQRNVDEPPPHVALMKKMGIADYEPASDSGNMRFYPNGRLIKSLIERYVTDRVKEYGGYEVETPIMYDSEHPSMVSYFNRFPARQYNIDSEGKKLFLRFAACFGQFLMANQFQLSYKNLPYRLYELTRYSFRREQSGELVGLRRLRAFTMPDCHAFCKDMEQAVDEIKARFDLSQSVLSELGINESDYDMAIRFTEDFYNENKSSIEELVKKHGKPVLVEMWKEKFFYFVLKWEFNFVDGLGKASALSTDQIDVENGERYGIEFIDENNTAQHPIILHNSPSGAIERIIYSLLEKAAKDSKEGRKPQFPLWLAPTQVRIIPLNAEFNDYCKSLTEKISINNVRVDIDDRNESIGKRIREAEKEWIRYILVIGEKETNSQNLSIRDRQTGAVRELSFDDFLNEINEQTRGKPFTGLNLPKYLSKRPQLMV
- a CDS encoding CDP-alcohol phosphatidyltransferase family protein encodes the protein MLNNLRETLRPTLEKIGKGFASTGLSPNFWTVIGLAFALISAIVYGIGIEYGLILGGVLLLVSGFFDMVDGQVARVTGKTSKKGSYLDSMFDKISEVAIFLGILIGGYAEPYLVLLAITLSLLVSYARAKSDAINIKLQGIGIGERAERLLVISIVGIIGFMDIAVVIVVIIAGITLIQRMIVTAKNIDE
- the speB gene encoding agmatinase, whose protein sequence is MSFFDLYMNRNPLITSSDDDTEPVATVFGVPFDSTHSYKPGCRFGPDAIRDSFNNIEIFHPDLGVNLETVNIEDLGNTRHTVVASEMIDMVKKITTELVAKQRQLFILGGEHSITYGTYTSFPKETGYIVFDAHYDLRDEFADIKLSHASYLRRVVEERGSENILHVGARAFVKEELEFLKENNIKTISDREIRDGKGPQLLKDHVSTFDTIYSSFDLDVLDPAFAPGVGNPEAVGITSRELFDMIHSFSETKVIGVDVVELNPYHDNGSTASLAAKIISTLIAMNLSPN